GTCAATGGCGGCGGCGATTGCCTTGCCTTCCGCTGGCGGCGTCGCGACATCAGCGGTGCTTGAGACAACCAGCGTCGGGCACTTGACTGCGCCAAGAACGCCACGCAAATCGACGTCACGCAATGCCGCGCTCGCCCCCAGGAAGCCCGCCTTGGGCGAAGCAAGCGCCATGTCCACCAGGTGGGCTGCACCTTCCGGATTCGTGGCGACATAGTCGGCGGACAGCCAACGTTCCAGAACTGCCCCGCGCACCGTGGCCATGCCTTTTTCGCGCGTTGCCGCGATGCGTGCATTCCACGGCTCCGGCGGTCCAAGATAAGCTGCCGTGTTGCACAGTGTCAGGCTCCTTACGCGCTGCGGTGCCGATACGGCTAGCTGGACGGCGACCATCGCGCCCAGCGAAACACCGCAAACGTGCGACGAAACGATACCCTGGCTGTCGAGGAGCGCTGCAAGGTCAAGAGCGAGCTGCTCAACGGTGTAATCCTGCTCCGGCACACTGCTTTGACCCTGCCCGCGCAGGTCAAAGCGCAAGACACGATACTGGCGGCCCAGATCGGCGACCAGGGTGTTCCATACCGAGAGCTCGGTTCCGATCGAGTTCACCAATACAAGCGGGGGTGCCTGATCCGCACCATCGACACGATAGTGGAT
Above is a window of Pseudoduganella dura DNA encoding:
- the pcaD gene encoding 3-oxoadipate enol-lactonase, whose product is MPYFDNENVSIHYRVDGADQAPPLVLVNSIGTELSVWNTLVADLGRQYRVLRFDLRGQGQSSVPEQDYTVEQLALDLAALLDSQGIVSSHVCGVSLGAMVAVQLAVSAPQRVRSLTLCNTAAYLGPPEPWNARIAATREKGMATVRGAVLERWLSADYVATNPEGAAHLVDMALASPKAGFLGASAALRDVDLRGVLGAVKCPTLVVSSTADVATPPAEGKAIAAAIDGSRYVELPGGHLSHVEQPQLLARSINAFLASI